The following proteins come from a genomic window of Acidimicrobiales bacterium:
- a CDS encoding FAD-dependent oxidoreductase produces MTAYPHLFTPITLGSVELRNRVTLSAMTTGFGFVDGAPTDDTLAYYNRRATGLGLATVGFSAVRPEGRVENQIAWMWPEDAASSLEPLADAIHRAGAAAGIQLGHGGRQVSPKVTGTDPVAPSAVLPEVHVTIRPHELSTTEVEDVIGSFATAARRAVDAGFDVIELHGAHGYLVQQFLSADANRREDRFGGETTIERATFAVEVIRAIRAAAGAAALVVRMNGSDIAPGGMTVDDATAIAPVLVDAGADALLVSAGVYGSVPWTIPLLDDADGCFLDLAAAVRSTVDVPVIGVGRIATPAEAEDAISSGRCDAVALGRALLADPDWAPKALADRAERIRPCLATVQGCAGQLQHGGQISCSVNPDVGRETLAAAAPPAGAGADASPARILVIGGGPAGMEAARRAAEHGHTVRLLERDNTMGGAMRLAARTPALAHFARLTAWFTAELERLGVEVMTGVEAPTGAGTEGSPVAGAWDLAVVATGAVTVPPVLDGYEELPAWTAEGLLAGERSSLDTELPDGPVVVLGTDQYGLAVAEMLHRQGRAVTAISSVKPGRDLSGVARRAYLSRLAGADVAVGEPLALSAGGVTWRDHEGTEKTAPAVAVVVAEPRRGVSVGLPGIATVETVGDAKDPRTIGDAITEARDLVDAFTRARGQR; encoded by the coding sequence ATGACCGCCTACCCGCATCTGTTCACGCCGATCACGCTGGGATCCGTGGAACTGCGCAACCGCGTGACCCTGTCGGCGATGACCACCGGGTTCGGGTTCGTCGACGGTGCGCCCACCGACGACACGCTGGCCTACTACAACCGGCGGGCGACCGGTCTGGGGCTCGCCACCGTGGGCTTCTCGGCTGTGCGACCCGAGGGTCGGGTCGAGAACCAGATCGCCTGGATGTGGCCCGAAGACGCCGCGTCCTCGCTCGAACCGCTCGCGGACGCCATCCACCGGGCGGGAGCCGCCGCGGGGATCCAACTCGGCCACGGCGGCCGCCAGGTCTCACCGAAGGTCACCGGCACGGACCCGGTCGCGCCCTCGGCGGTCCTACCCGAGGTCCACGTGACGATCCGGCCCCACGAGTTGTCCACGACGGAGGTCGAGGACGTGATCGGGTCCTTCGCCACCGCCGCGCGGCGCGCCGTGGACGCCGGTTTCGACGTGATCGAGTTGCACGGCGCCCACGGGTACCTGGTCCAGCAGTTCCTGTCGGCGGACGCGAACCGCCGCGAGGACCGCTTCGGGGGCGAGACCACGATCGAACGGGCGACGTTCGCTGTCGAGGTGATCCGCGCCATTCGCGCGGCGGCCGGCGCCGCGGCCCTCGTGGTCCGCATGAACGGATCGGACATCGCACCGGGTGGGATGACCGTCGACGACGCGACGGCCATCGCTCCCGTCCTGGTGGATGCGGGCGCCGATGCGCTGCTGGTCTCGGCGGGTGTGTACGGATCCGTGCCGTGGACGATCCCCCTCCTCGACGACGCCGACGGTTGCTTTCTCGACCTGGCAGCGGCCGTGCGGTCCACCGTCGACGTACCCGTGATCGGCGTCGGCCGGATCGCCACCCCGGCCGAGGCGGAGGACGCGATCTCCTCCGGGCGCTGCGACGCTGTGGCGCTCGGACGCGCCCTCCTCGCCGACCCCGACTGGGCCCCCAAGGCACTCGCCGACCGGGCCGAGCGGATCCGGCCCTGTCTCGCCACGGTGCAGGGATGCGCAGGGCAACTCCAACACGGCGGGCAGATCTCGTGCTCGGTGAACCCCGACGTGGGTCGCGAGACGCTCGCGGCTGCGGCGCCGCCAGCCGGGGCCGGGGCCGACGCGTCGCCGGCGCGGATCCTGGTCATCGGCGGTGGTCCCGCCGGGATGGAAGCCGCGCGGCGGGCCGCTGAACACGGCCACACGGTGCGACTCCTCGAACGCGACAACACCATGGGCGGCGCGATGCGTCTCGCCGCCCGCACTCCGGCGCTCGCCCACTTCGCGCGACTCACAGCGTGGTTCACCGCCGAACTGGAGCGACTCGGGGTGGAGGTCATGACCGGCGTCGAGGCCCCCACCGGCGCCGGCACAGAAGGGAGCCCCGTGGCCGGAGCGTGGGACCTCGCGGTGGTGGCCACGGGCGCCGTGACGGTCCCACCCGTTCTCGACGGGTACGAGGAACTCCCCGCATGGACGGCGGAGGGCCTCCTCGCCGGGGAGAGATCGTCGCTCGACACGGAACTCCCGGACGGGCCCGTCGTCGTCCTCGGCACCGACCAGTACGGACTCGCGGTGGCCGAGATGTTGCACCGTCAGGGGCGGGCGGTCACCGCGATCTCTTCGGTGAAGCCGGGCCGGGACCTGTCCGGGGTCGCCCGGCGCGCCTACCTGAGCCGACTCGCGGGAGCCGACGTTGCCGTGGGCGAACCCCTGGCGCTGTCGGCAGGCGGCGTCACGTGGCGCGACCACGAAGGCACCGAGAAGACCGCTCCCGCCGTCGCGGTCGTCGTGGCCGAGCCGCGCCGAGGGGTGTCCGTGGGCCTTCCCGGAATCGCCACCGTCGAGACGGTCGGCGACGCGAAGGATCCGCGCACGATCGGCGACGCGATCACCGAGGCACGCGACCTGGTGGACGCGTTCACACGGGCACGGGGGCAGCGCTGA